In Verrucomicrobiota bacterium, the genomic stretch CCGTGCAGGTGGCCGAGCGCTATGGTGCCGAAATCAAGCAGGGTCAGACCGTGCGTTTTTCCGTGGACCAGTATCCCGACCAGAAATTTGAAGGCCGGGTGGAACTCATCAGTCCCGCCATCAACACCGGCACCCGGGGATTAACCTTCGCCGCCCTGGTGACCAATGCCGATCGCAAGCTCAAGGCCAGCAGCTACGCGCGTGGGGAAGTCGTCCTGGAACGCAACGCCCCGACCATTCTGGTGCCGCTCGATGCCGTGGTGTCGTTTGCCGGGGTAACGCGCGTGTATATTGTCCAAAACGGACAAGCCCGGGCCCGGCAAGTCAAAGTGGGCCGGGTGTTGGAAACCCGGCAGGAAATTCGCTCTGGCATTCAGGCGGGGGAAATCGTGGTCACCACCGGGCAATCCAAGTTATATGATGGCGCGGCGGTGCTGCTTAAATCTGCCGATGGCCGCGTGGAAACCAAGTCCGCCGGGGCGACGGCTGCCGCTCCCAAAAGCGGCGATAAGCAGCCATGAAGCACGACTCTGAAGCACCCAAAAGCTCGGGAACCGGCTTCAAGGGCCTTGGCATTGCGGATCTTTGTATCCTGCGTCCGGTCTTCGCCACGATGCTCAATTTGTTGCTCGTCGTGTTCGGGCTGGTTTCGTTTTACAACCTGGGCGTGGATCAGCTCCCCAACGTGGACCTGCCCATCATTACCGTCACCACCACGTTGCGCGGCGCGTCGCCGGAGGAAGTCGAGACCAGCATCACCAAGCCGATCGAGGACATCATCAACACCATTCAAGGAGTGGATGAGTTGAGCAGTGTTTCGTATGAGGGCGTCTCGTCCGTCACCGTGCAATTCCTCATGGAGCGCAATCGCGACATTGCCGCCCAGGATGTGCGCGACAAGGTGAACTCCATTCTGGCCCGGCTGCCGGAGGGCGCGGATTCTCCCATTATTGGCAAGTTCGACGTGGACGCTTCCCCAGTGCTCTCCATCAGCATCAGTGCGCCGCGCGACCTCAAGGAAACCACCTTTATCGTGGATAAACAGATCAAGCAGAACCTGGAAACGGTCTCGGACGTGGGTGCCATCAACCTGGTGGGCGGACGCGTGCGCGCCATACAGGTGGCGGTGGATGTGGATAAGCTCAAGTCGTACGGCCTGACCATTCAGGACGTAAAGACCGCGCTCCAGCAGCAAAACGTGGAAGTGCCCGGCGGGCGGATGGACCAGGGCTCGCGCGAACTGGTGGTGCGCACCTTGGGCCGCATGAGTGAAGTGAAGTATTTCAGCCAGCTCATTGTCGCCAACATCGGCGGCCAGCCGGTGTTCCTGGGCGACCTGGCCGAGATTTCCGATGGCATCGAGGAGCCCCGCACCCTGGCGCGGCTGAACGGTGTCAACGCCGTTACGCTGCTGGTACGCAAGCAATCCGGCAGCAATACGGTGCGCGTGATTGATGGCGTGAAACAACGGCTGGCCGAACTGTCCGCGACGTTGCCTCCGGATTTTCGCATTGAAATCATCCGCGACCAGTCGCGCTTTATCAAACGCTCGCTCCACGAGGTGAGTTTCCACCTGATGCTGGGCGCGGTGCTGGTGTTGCTTACCGTCTTTTTCTTCCTGCACGACTGGCGCGGCACGATCATTGCCTGCGTGGCTATCCCCACCTCGATTGTGGCCACCTTCGCCCTCATGCGCTACATGGATTTCACCCTGAACAATTCCACCATGCTTGGGCTGGTGTTCGCCGTCGGAGTGGTGATTGATGACGCCATTGTGGTGTTGGAAAACATCCATCGCACCATGGAGGAGCGCGGTTGGAGCGGCCCCCAGGCGGCCAGCTACGCCACGCGGGAAATCGCCCTGGCGGTGCTGGCGACCACGCTTTCCCTGGTGGTTATCTTCCTGCCGTTGGCCTTCATGCAGGGGCGCATCGGCAAGTTCTTCTCCAGCTACGGCATGACCGTCGCGTTCGCCATCCTGGTGTCCCTGTTTGTTTCCTTCACCCTTACGCCGATGCTGGCGTCCCGCTTCCTGCGGCATACCCAGGATGAGAATCTGCGCCGCAAGAAAGCCGAGGGCGGCGCGCTGTTGCGCTGGATCGCCGACCGGTATCACACCGTGCTGGCCTGGAGCCTGCGCCATCGCTGGGTGATCATGGGGGTATCCATCCTGTGCGTGGCGTCGCTCGTGGTGCTCTTCCCGCGCGCCCGCTTTACCTACATGCCGATGGATGATTCCAGTGAGTTTGAAATCGCCCTCATTGCCCCGGAAGGCTCCACCTTGCAACGCACCTCGGCTTTATGCACGGAAATTGAGCGTCGTCTCAAAGCCGTTCAGATTGAAGGCATCTCGGCAGTGACGGATACGCTCGTCACCATCGGTCCCACCAGCGGCACCATCGGCAAGGGGGAAGGCGATGTCACCGCCGCCAATATCTACTGCCGCATTCCCGAGTTGGGCGGACGCTTTGCCCAACTGCGGGGGCAATCCCGGCGCTGGACCCAGTTTGAAGCCATGGGGCGCGTCCGGCGCATCCTGGCCGAGTATCCGGATGTTCGTTCCAGCGTGCAGAATATATCCGGGATCGGCGGCGGCGGCGGGCGCAATTCCGAAATCAGCTTTAATCTCACCGGCCCGGACCTCGGCAAGCTCGTCGAATACTCGGAACAAATGCTGGGGAAAATGCGCACCTCGCCTAACTTTGTGGACGTGGATACCACCCTTTCCACCCGCAAGCCGGAAATGCAGGTACATATTGACCGCGTGAAAGCCAGCCAGTTTGGCCTGCGCATTCAGGACATTGCCGACACCTTGCGCACGCTGGTCGGCGGCCGGATCGTTGGCACCTATCGGGAGGCCGATGACTTGTTTGATGTGTGGCTGCGCGCGGAACAGGTGGATCGCACCACCCAGGAATCCCTCGAACAAATTTTCCTGCGGACTGCCAACAGTGCGCTTCCCAGTGCCGCCACCGCGACGACACCACTTGAATTGGTGCAGCTCGATAACTTCGTAAGGCTGCGCGAAGAGCGCGGCCCCACCCAGATTGACCGCTTCCAGCGCCAGCGCAAGGTCACTATTGGCTCGAACCTCGCGAATAATTACTCCCTGGGCGAAGCGGTCGCGTTTGTGAAAGACGGCACCGAGGACTTGAACCTACCGCCCGGCTACCGCGTGGTATTCACCGGGCGCGCCAAATCCATGCAGGAAACACTGGATAACTTCCTGGTCGCCTTCACCCTGGCCATGATCTTCATGTACATGATTTTGGCGGCGCAGTTCGAGCACTTCATCCATCCCATTTCCATCATGCTGGCCGTCCCGTTGTCGCTGCCGTTCGCCTTCCTCTGGATGGATTTCCTCAACGCCCAGTTCAACATCTACGCCATCTTCGGCCTGTTCATGCTGTTCGGGATTGTGAAGAAGAACGGCATTTTACAGGTGGACTACACCAACACCCTGCGGCGCGAGGGCCTGCCTCGGGAGGAGGCTATCCTGCTGGCCAACCGCCGTCGGTTGCGGCCCATCCTCATGACCACCATCATGCTGGTGGCCTCGATGATCCCGATTGCCCTGGGCACCGGTCCTGGTTCGGCGGGGCGCGCCTCCATGGCCACCGTCATCATTGGCGGCCAGATGCTCTGCCTGCTCCTAACCCTGCTGGTCACCCCCGTCAGCTATGCCCTCTTTGACGATTGGGGCCACGGCATTTTCTGGCGCGGGAAAAACTCCCCGCCCGCCGGCAACCAGTAGTCGCGGAAAAAAGCCACATCATGAAGCCACGTTTCGAGCGTAACATCAGCAACAGCGGACGGCTCCTCCGTGGCGGGTGCGCGTTGGCGTTGCTCGTTGGGGCCGGATTCGGCTTCGTCGAGTCGGTATGGCTGGGGGTGGTGCTGGGAGCCATGGGTATGTTCGTGCTGTTTGAGGCTTTGCGCGGTTGGTGTGCGCTACGCGCTTGTGGCATCAAGACCAAGTATTGAAGCATCCCGCTGGGCAGCTTGAAAATAATTGGCCGGTCGCCAATCTTCTCCGGTGTCCAATTACCCACACGGGTCTGTCCCAAGTTTGGACAAATCGGGGCCGCCAGAGTTGGAAGCCGAGCGCCAAGAACGGTAATTCAGGCAAAAATATGACCAATTTTTCAACCGCCACCGATTGATACCATTTCCAGTTTGTAGCTGCATCATTCAAACCGCTCAGGCGTACGTCCTTGTCATCGTACCGCAGGTTTCCAAACCTGCTGTGTCGCCGACTTCCCAGTCGGCTTACCTTTAATTGCACAACCACTCGCTGATTAGTATCGTGCAATTGCATGGTGAAAATGGTATGACTAGTTTTTTCGGACTTCGGTTTTCGGGCTTCGGATTTCCCCTTGGCACATCACTTGCTATATCACGTCGTATGTTAATACTGGCCACTATCTCAGAAGGAGCACTCCTAACGGTGTTCATTGCCTTTTGCTTGTTCATGGTCACCGCAGGCATCATTCTCACCCTTGCGGTTCGCGAAGCCTTGCGCGATCACTTGGAAAAGACTCCCCAACCCATCCGGGTTGGCCCGCCACGCGACCACCATCTTTGACGTTCTTACCCATCGGGTGGCGTTAAATTTCCCGCTTCCCTTGGCGCGTCACGAGCTTCCCCTACCCACGCATGTCAATACTGGCCGTTATCTCAGAAGGAGCACTCCTGACGGTAATCATTGCCTTTTGCTTGTTCATGGTCACTGCGGGCATCATTCTCATGCTCGCGGTTCGCGAAACCTTGCGTGATCATCCTGAAAAGCCTCCCCAACCCACCCCGGTTACCACCCACACGACCGACGCCAACCAGGCGGTTGATTGAACCGCCTGGTTACGCAACCCAAGCCCTCTCTCGTCCTATCGTAATTTGAAATTGGCGAGTGGCCAGACGCATGTGTATCATGCGGAGCGTGTGGTATTCAATAAATGCTGGATAACTATGCCATGGTAGGAGTATAACTTCGTTGAGCATGTATGACAGCAGCCCGGGGCTGCTCTGGAGTGGTTACTGGACATGAATTTAATCAACGCATTACAGGTCTTGGGTATTTCGCGCGGTTTGCCTCCGGCAGAATGCGAGGCCATTTACCGTTCCCGCCGGGCTGTCTGGGAGCGCAAAATGCGGCTGGCATTTTCCAAGCAACTTTGCGAAAAGGCGCGGCATCAAATCGCCCTGTTGGATGAGGCGTACGCAATGGTTACCGCCCAATTAGGGAAACCAAAACCAGAGCCAACGCTCATCCCTTACCCCCGTCCAACCTTTCGACGCACGCAAGCCGCACTGCCCAAATCTCCCGCTCCCGCCGCCGTAACACAGCCGCCACCTGAAACACCCCTTGTCGCAAAGCCGGAGTCGAAGCCTCCGCCACAACCTGCCCCGGCACCAACTCCGCAGGAGCCACCAACTGTTCCCCCGCCTCAGCTTGAGTTGCCTGCCTTGCAATTGGCATGGCCGTCAGTGGCACCACACGCACCATTAGTCGAATCCCGAGAAACGCTTACTGAACCGAAGAAAGCCGATGCCGAACCGGTAACAACGGAAAGCGCAGCTCCTCAACCTCCGGTGCCGGAAGAACCCGCCCCCATCGTCGCCGAGGTAACAAGGCAAACCGACGTTGCACCTGCCCCGATCTGCGACGAATCACCTTCCGCAGCCCCGGAACCGATTCCGGCTCCTGCGCTGGCAATTACCGCTGCTCCAGAAATTGCGGAGGAGCCAGTCACCCCACTGCCGGTCGAGCCAACCAAGCCGCTGGATGTTTCATTAACTCCGTCTGTGGTAAGTGCCTCCCCGGAACTGCCGACTGAGCCGAAGAAAGCCGATGCCGAACCGGTAACAACGGAAAGCGCAATTCCTCAAGCCCCAG encodes the following:
- a CDS encoding efflux RND transporter permease subunit, whose translation is MKHDSEAPKSSGTGFKGLGIADLCILRPVFATMLNLLLVVFGLVSFYNLGVDQLPNVDLPIITVTTTLRGASPEEVETSITKPIEDIINTIQGVDELSSVSYEGVSSVTVQFLMERNRDIAAQDVRDKVNSILARLPEGADSPIIGKFDVDASPVLSISISAPRDLKETTFIVDKQIKQNLETVSDVGAINLVGGRVRAIQVAVDVDKLKSYGLTIQDVKTALQQQNVEVPGGRMDQGSRELVVRTLGRMSEVKYFSQLIVANIGGQPVFLGDLAEISDGIEEPRTLARLNGVNAVTLLVRKQSGSNTVRVIDGVKQRLAELSATLPPDFRIEIIRDQSRFIKRSLHEVSFHLMLGAVLVLLTVFFFLHDWRGTIIACVAIPTSIVATFALMRYMDFTLNNSTMLGLVFAVGVVIDDAIVVLENIHRTMEERGWSGPQAASYATREIALAVLATTLSLVVIFLPLAFMQGRIGKFFSSYGMTVAFAILVSLFVSFTLTPMLASRFLRHTQDENLRRKKAEGGALLRWIADRYHTVLAWSLRHRWVIMGVSILCVASLVVLFPRARFTYMPMDDSSEFEIALIAPEGSTLQRTSALCTEIERRLKAVQIEGISAVTDTLVTIGPTSGTIGKGEGDVTAANIYCRIPELGGRFAQLRGQSRRWTQFEAMGRVRRILAEYPDVRSSVQNISGIGGGGGRNSEISFNLTGPDLGKLVEYSEQMLGKMRTSPNFVDVDTTLSTRKPEMQVHIDRVKASQFGLRIQDIADTLRTLVGGRIVGTYREADDLFDVWLRAEQVDRTTQESLEQIFLRTANSALPSAATATTPLELVQLDNFVRLREERGPTQIDRFQRQRKVTIGSNLANNYSLGEAVAFVKDGTEDLNLPPGYRVVFTGRAKSMQETLDNFLVAFTLAMIFMYMILAAQFEHFIHPISIMLAVPLSLPFAFLWMDFLNAQFNIYAIFGLFMLFGIVKKNGILQVDYTNTLRREGLPREEAILLANRRRLRPILMTTIMLVASMIPIALGTGPGSAGRASMATVIIGGQMLCLLLTLLVTPVSYALFDDWGHGIFWRGKNSPPAGNQ
- a CDS encoding YgaP-like transmembrane domain, yielding MKPRFERNISNSGRLLRGGCALALLVGAGFGFVESVWLGVVLGAMGMFVLFEALRGWCALRACGIKTKY